From Candidatus Dormiibacterota bacterium, one genomic window encodes:
- a CDS encoding DUF3267 domain-containing protein: protein MFFIPGFLVSIATFPGVIVHEGAHMLFCRLGGLAVLDVCFFRVGNPSGYVIHEETDNFNTAFLVSVGPLIVNSILCVVFCFPAFVPVRVFGRSDPISYVLLWLGISIGMHAFPSTHDAKNVWRLARQQVRTLKPLVLLSFPLVVAIYAANILSVVWFDYFYGFALGILLPEYLFQHLV, encoded by the coding sequence ATGTTCTTCATCCCCGGCTTCCTCGTCTCGATCGCCACGTTTCCCGGGGTGATCGTGCACGAGGGGGCGCACATGCTGTTCTGCCGCCTGGGCGGCCTGGCCGTCCTCGACGTCTGCTTCTTCCGGGTCGGCAACCCGTCGGGCTACGTGATCCACGAGGAGACGGACAACTTCAACACCGCGTTCCTGGTGTCGGTCGGACCGCTCATCGTCAACTCGATCCTGTGCGTCGTCTTCTGTTTTCCCGCCTTCGTGCCGGTGCGCGTGTTCGGCCGGTCCGACCCGATCTCCTACGTCCTGCTCTGGCTCGGAATCTCGATCGGCATGCACGCCTTCCCCTCGACGCACGACGCGAAAAACGTCTGGAGGCTGGCGCGCCAGCAGGTCCGGACGCTCAAGCCTCTCGTGCTGCTCTCGTTCCCCCTGGTGGTCGCGATCTACGCCGCCAACATCCTGAGCGTTGTCTGGTTCGACTACTTCTACGGCTTCGCCCTGGGCATTCTCCTGCCGGAGTATCTCTTCCAGCACCTCGTCTGA